A region of Pyxidicoccus parkwaysis DNA encodes the following proteins:
- a CDS encoding MDR family MFS transporter has protein sequence MALAGGLPRTYWVLWTGTLVNRLGSFVVPFLALYLTRERGYSVAEAGLVVSLHGAGTVVAGPLGGTLADRIGRRLTLAGGLWLGACGMLFLGFAREPFWIAVAAFTLGILGELYRPAVSAAVADVVPPLDRARAYSLLYWVINLGFAIALPLAGLMTRFGYLTLFVADAITTFVYGCCIWFLLPETRPTFAAGDAGSAPRHALGSLLAPFRDPVFLAFGLPIFAVALIFFQGQVALPLDLGTKGLTPAEFGTVLSVNGVLIVVVQPFIGRWVGRMRRAHALALAGVLTGIGFGLHTLSSSMSLAALAVVVWTLGEIAQAPVAPTVVADLAPPELRGSYQGAYHMLWGLAACAAPAIGGQVLGRVGANTLWLGCFVVGSAAACWHLAIAAGRRRRMDELRTLRPGLSASTD, from the coding sequence ATGGCCCTCGCGGGCGGCCTGCCCCGCACGTACTGGGTGCTGTGGACGGGCACGCTGGTCAACCGGCTCGGCAGCTTCGTGGTGCCCTTCCTCGCGCTCTACCTCACACGCGAGCGCGGCTACTCCGTGGCCGAGGCAGGCCTCGTCGTCTCGTTACACGGCGCGGGCACGGTGGTCGCGGGCCCGCTGGGCGGCACGCTCGCGGACCGCATCGGCCGGCGCCTCACGCTCGCTGGAGGCCTCTGGCTCGGCGCGTGCGGCATGCTCTTCCTCGGCTTCGCCCGCGAGCCCTTCTGGATTGCCGTGGCCGCCTTCACGCTCGGCATCCTCGGAGAGCTGTACCGGCCCGCGGTGTCCGCCGCCGTCGCGGACGTGGTGCCACCCCTGGACCGGGCCCGCGCGTACAGCCTGCTCTACTGGGTCATCAACCTGGGCTTCGCCATTGCCCTCCCGCTGGCCGGGCTGATGACGCGCTTCGGCTACCTCACGCTCTTCGTCGCCGACGCCATCACCACGTTCGTGTATGGCTGCTGCATCTGGTTCCTGCTGCCGGAGACGCGCCCCACCTTCGCGGCTGGCGACGCGGGCAGCGCCCCACGCCATGCGCTGGGCTCGCTGCTCGCGCCCTTCAGGGACCCGGTGTTCCTCGCGTTCGGCCTGCCCATCTTCGCGGTGGCCCTCATCTTCTTCCAGGGACAGGTGGCGCTGCCGCTGGACCTGGGAACGAAGGGGCTGACGCCGGCGGAGTTCGGCACGGTGCTCTCCGTCAACGGCGTCCTCATCGTCGTGGTGCAGCCCTTCATCGGCCGGTGGGTGGGCCGCATGCGCCGGGCCCACGCGCTGGCCCTGGCCGGAGTGCTCACGGGCATCGGCTTCGGGCTGCACACGCTGTCCTCCAGCATGAGCCTCGCCGCGCTCGCGGTAGTGGTGTGGACGCTGGGAGAAATCGCCCAGGCGCCGGTGGCACCCACCGTCGTGGCGGACCTCGCTCCGCCCGAGCTGCGCGGCAGCTACCAGGGCGCGTACCACATGCTCTGGGGACTGGCCGCGTGCGCTGCGCCCGCCATCGGTGGACAGGTGCTGGGCCGCGTCGGCGCCAACACGCTGTGGCTCGGCTGCTTCGTCGTGGGCTCGGCCGCGGCCTGCTGGCACCTGGCCATCGCCGCGGGCCGGCGCCGCCGCATGGACGAGCTGCGCACCTTGCGCCCCGGGCTGAGCGCCAGCACGGACTGA
- a CDS encoding pre-peptidase C-terminal domain-containing protein, whose product MSQSKYVGALAGLALLAGCGGNDGSTNTEPEVIGQGMSYEQFLSTVYQEPDSGIFIVDGDTPISNEKLLREFYETYVKGGQLIVHTSGGVDAKWNDTQKKNITYCVSTTFGTNYSAAVTAMANATAAWEAAANVDFVYVSAQDASCTASNGNVVFDVRPVSSGGEYLARAFFPNDTRANRNVLIDLDSFGNVAPWTLTGILRHELGHTLGFRHEHTRPEAGATSCFEDSNWRALTTYDSASVMHYPQCNGTQTGDLVLTTKDIQGAQALYGAPGSTPPPTGGTPVTETKSGSVAASANVNYGPFSVVAGTELKVVMTGSGDPDLYVQFGAAPTTSSYACRPFQTGASETCTLTVPSGVTSAYVMVRGFTAASFSLTISYTKPGSSTGTPKTDTKTGTVASGSVTTLPAYTVLAGTTFKVVMTGSGDPDLYVRFGSAPTTSSYNCRPFQTGASETCELTVPAGQTSAYVQVRGYSSGTYTLNISYTAP is encoded by the coding sequence ATGTCTCAGTCCAAGTACGTCGGCGCCCTCGCGGGCCTCGCGTTGCTCGCCGGTTGCGGCGGCAACGACGGCAGCACCAACACCGAGCCCGAAGTCATCGGCCAGGGCATGTCGTACGAGCAGTTCCTGTCCACCGTCTACCAGGAGCCGGACTCCGGCATCTTCATCGTCGACGGTGACACGCCCATCTCCAACGAGAAGCTGCTGCGCGAGTTCTACGAGACGTACGTGAAGGGCGGCCAGCTCATCGTCCACACGTCGGGCGGCGTGGACGCGAAGTGGAACGACACGCAGAAGAAGAACATCACCTACTGCGTGAGCACGACGTTCGGCACCAACTACAGCGCGGCCGTCACGGCGATGGCCAACGCGACGGCGGCCTGGGAGGCTGCGGCCAACGTGGACTTCGTCTACGTGAGCGCGCAGGACGCGAGCTGCACCGCGAGCAACGGCAACGTGGTGTTCGACGTGCGTCCGGTGAGCTCGGGTGGCGAGTACCTGGCCCGCGCCTTCTTCCCGAATGACACGCGCGCCAACCGCAACGTGCTCATCGACCTGGACTCCTTCGGCAACGTCGCGCCGTGGACGCTGACGGGCATCCTCCGTCACGAGCTGGGCCACACGCTCGGCTTCCGCCACGAGCACACCCGCCCCGAGGCTGGCGCCACGAGCTGCTTCGAGGACAGCAACTGGCGTGCGCTGACGACGTACGACTCCGCGTCCGTCATGCACTATCCGCAGTGCAACGGCACCCAGACGGGCGATTTGGTGCTCACCACCAAGGACATCCAGGGCGCCCAGGCGCTGTACGGCGCGCCGGGCTCCACGCCTCCTCCGACGGGCGGCACGCCGGTGACGGAGACCAAGTCTGGCAGCGTGGCCGCGAGCGCCAACGTCAACTACGGCCCCTTCAGCGTGGTGGCGGGCACGGAGCTCAAGGTGGTGATGACGGGCTCGGGTGACCCGGACCTGTACGTGCAGTTCGGCGCGGCCCCGACGACGAGCAGCTATGCCTGCCGTCCGTTCCAGACGGGCGCGTCCGAGACGTGCACCCTGACGGTGCCCTCGGGCGTCACCTCCGCGTACGTCATGGTGCGTGGCTTCACCGCCGCCAGCTTCAGCCTGACCATCAGCTACACCAAGCCCGGCTCCAGCACTGGCACGCCGAAGACGGACACCAAGACTGGCACCGTGGCCTCGGGCAGCGTCACGACGCTCCCCGCGTACACCGTGCTGGCCGGCACCACGTTCAAGGTGGTGATGACGGGCTCGGGTGACCCGGACCTGTACGTCCGCTTCGGCTCGGCGCCCACCACGTCCTCGTACAACTGCCGTCCGTTCCAGACGGGCGCCTCCGAGACGTGCGAGCTCACCGTGCCCGCGGGCCAGACGAGCGCGTACGTCCAGGTGCGGGGCTACTCGTCCGGCACGTACACGCTGAACATCAGCTACACCGCGCCGTAG
- the traC gene encoding outer membrane exchange accessory lipoprotein TraC: MPAVPTPSRSPRSAPASSRWLGALALATLLALTGCSAFSRAVKEGDTASEQQKWADAEAAYLRALAADPEASEVKVKLGKVRTAWSNVVLEEARGVHDSGDLDGAMKRLVRALELNAENAAARELLGQTLDQRVVVGQTALKEERLKEARAEFDAVLAVAPDHAGAKRGVDGVQVAWAKRWFGTGETLEKAGKLGNALVAYVRADQERVGATAARERAEAVRQKLRDEVAFLVVAEPVEDHAGAPDVVQRLSAGRLAAMLPTQLPLRVVTEAPEGREGVRLDLSLERVLPLKVVEDSQRTQRYLAGNRSVPNPKRASFEGKLLQAERTLEEVDRKQDAALREYLRMQAELLTVREGAERCRERERRDCREALQECGEKAREAEKPGNLPSECNPARCASGACAAEELLLVGKATAVKEKEKALEAALDKSETQRIEVQRNRDTVFREPVTVEEPMYSDFVYDVQLHRLTVTASVTAVMRDLLKGQGVVAPQTQDYAVAHEDVAHKGYDRYGVLADPVQLRNELELRVEVGDKAVADVARRVKERFDTYRGKRVEDARRGMVRPGAEDVVETAVRALLLTADAPPQDILQPLGRARGLNRPEALIGQ, from the coding sequence ATGCCTGCCGTGCCTACCCCCTCCAGAAGCCCCCGCTCCGCCCCCGCCTCGTCCCGCTGGCTGGGGGCGCTCGCCCTGGCCACGCTGCTTGCCCTCACGGGTTGCTCCGCCTTCTCGCGCGCGGTGAAGGAGGGCGACACCGCCAGCGAGCAGCAGAAGTGGGCCGACGCCGAGGCCGCCTACCTGCGCGCGCTCGCCGCGGACCCCGAGGCGTCCGAGGTGAAGGTGAAGCTCGGCAAGGTCCGCACCGCCTGGAGCAACGTGGTGCTCGAGGAGGCTCGCGGCGTCCATGACAGCGGGGACCTCGACGGCGCCATGAAGCGGCTGGTGCGCGCATTGGAGCTCAACGCGGAGAACGCGGCCGCGCGCGAATTGCTCGGCCAGACGTTGGACCAGCGCGTGGTGGTGGGCCAGACGGCACTGAAGGAAGAGCGCCTCAAGGAGGCGCGCGCCGAGTTCGACGCAGTGCTCGCCGTCGCTCCGGACCATGCGGGGGCCAAGCGCGGTGTGGACGGCGTGCAGGTGGCGTGGGCGAAGCGCTGGTTCGGCACCGGTGAGACCTTGGAGAAGGCGGGCAAGCTGGGCAACGCGCTGGTGGCCTACGTGCGCGCGGACCAGGAGCGCGTAGGCGCCACGGCCGCGCGCGAGCGGGCCGAGGCCGTGCGGCAGAAGCTCCGCGACGAGGTGGCCTTCCTCGTGGTGGCCGAGCCCGTGGAGGACCACGCCGGAGCGCCGGACGTGGTGCAGCGCCTGTCCGCCGGCCGGCTGGCGGCCATGCTGCCCACGCAGCTTCCCCTGCGCGTGGTGACGGAGGCCCCCGAGGGCCGCGAGGGCGTGCGGCTTGATTTGTCCCTGGAGCGCGTGCTGCCGCTGAAGGTGGTGGAGGACTCGCAGCGCACGCAGCGCTACCTCGCCGGCAACCGCTCCGTGCCCAACCCGAAGCGCGCGAGCTTCGAGGGCAAGCTGCTCCAAGCCGAACGCACCCTGGAGGAGGTGGACCGCAAGCAGGACGCGGCCCTGCGTGAGTACCTGCGCATGCAGGCCGAGCTGCTCACCGTGCGTGAGGGCGCGGAGCGCTGCCGGGAGCGCGAGCGCCGCGATTGCCGCGAGGCCCTGCAGGAGTGCGGCGAGAAGGCCCGCGAGGCGGAGAAGCCTGGAAACCTCCCCAGCGAGTGCAACCCCGCTCGCTGCGCCAGCGGTGCGTGCGCCGCGGAGGAGCTGCTGCTCGTGGGGAAGGCCACCGCGGTGAAGGAGAAGGAGAAGGCGCTGGAGGCCGCGCTGGACAAGTCGGAGACACAGCGAATCGAAGTGCAGCGCAACCGCGACACCGTCTTCCGCGAGCCCGTCACCGTGGAGGAGCCCATGTACTCGGACTTCGTCTACGACGTGCAGCTCCACCGGCTCACCGTGACGGCCTCCGTCACCGCGGTGATGCGCGACTTGCTCAAGGGGCAGGGCGTGGTGGCACCGCAGACGCAGGACTACGCGGTGGCGCACGAGGACGTGGCGCACAAGGGCTATGACCGCTACGGCGTGCTCGCGGACCCGGTGCAGCTGCGCAACGAGTTGGAGCTGCGCGTGGAGGTGGGCGACAAGGCCGTGGCCGACGTGGCCCGCAGGGTGAAGGAGCGCTTCGACACGTACCGCGGCAAGCGCGTGGAGGACGCGCGCCGGGGCATGGTGCGCCCGGGCGCCGAGGACGTGGTGGAGACGGCCGTGCGGGCGCTGCTGCTCACCGCGGACGCGCCCCCGCAGGACATCCTCCAGCCGCTCGGCCGGGCGCGTGGCCTCAACCGCCCCGAGGCCCTCATCGGCCAGTAG
- a CDS encoding LysR family transcriptional regulator: MKENFKVRLGQLNGLMAFLAVADKRGFSAASRALGVSPSALSQAVRGLEARMGMPLLVRTTRSVNLTDAGRRLRERVGPSLHEALAAVEEVQGGADRVSGTLRLTVPRISVPLVIEPVMPALMARHPELSVDISVDDRNVDIVAEGYDAGVRLSEFVEKDLVAVRVTPPFRFVMVGSPAYLARKGRPQRPKDLMTHDCIGFRMGSSGQRYAWELEKGGREYRMAVRGPFVTDDAAMMLSAARWGAGLAYVNEQAAAPDLKAGTLEEVLPDYGPSVPGLFLYFPARAQRLPKLRVLVDAMTARLPRKPGRGGGG, translated from the coding sequence TTGAAGGAGAACTTCAAGGTGCGCCTGGGACAGCTCAACGGGTTGATGGCTTTCCTCGCGGTGGCGGACAAGCGCGGGTTCTCCGCCGCCTCGCGCGCGCTGGGTGTGTCGCCCTCGGCGCTCAGTCAGGCGGTGCGGGGCCTGGAGGCACGCATGGGCATGCCGCTGCTCGTGCGCACGACGCGCAGCGTGAACCTCACCGACGCGGGCCGGCGCCTGCGGGAGCGCGTGGGTCCCTCGCTCCACGAGGCCCTGGCCGCCGTGGAGGAGGTGCAGGGCGGCGCGGACCGTGTCTCGGGCACGCTGCGGCTGACGGTGCCCCGCATCTCCGTGCCGCTCGTCATCGAGCCCGTAATGCCGGCGTTGATGGCACGTCATCCGGAGTTGTCGGTGGACATCTCCGTGGATGACCGCAACGTGGACATCGTCGCGGAGGGCTACGACGCGGGCGTGCGCCTGAGCGAGTTCGTCGAGAAGGACCTGGTGGCCGTGCGCGTGACGCCGCCGTTCCGCTTCGTCATGGTGGGCTCGCCCGCGTACCTCGCGCGCAAGGGCCGGCCCCAGCGTCCGAAGGACTTGATGACGCATGACTGCATCGGCTTCCGCATGGGCTCCTCGGGACAGCGCTACGCTTGGGAGTTGGAGAAGGGCGGGCGCGAGTACCGCATGGCCGTGCGTGGCCCCTTCGTCACCGACGACGCGGCGATGATGTTGTCCGCGGCGCGGTGGGGCGCCGGGCTGGCCTACGTCAACGAGCAAGCCGCGGCTCCGGACCTGAAGGCCGGCACGCTGGAGGAGGTGCTGCCCGACTACGGCCCGAGCGTCCCCGGCCTCTTCCTGTACTTCCCCGCGCGAGCGCAACGGCTGCCCAAGCTGCGCGTCCTGGTGGACGCCATGACGGCCCGGCTCCCTCGCAAGCCGGGCAGGGGAGGCGGCGGGTAG
- a CDS encoding aldo/keto reductase, translating to MEYTRLGNSGLVVSRLAFGVMTFGSGNIASVYKVDLDAARALVDRALEAGINFFDTADAYAGGQSEEMLGRLLGNRRKDVVLSTKVGMRTGEGLLDTGLSRRHVLASAEASLKRLGTDYLDLYIVHRFDPLTPVEETLEALDQLVRRGSVRYVGFSNWSAWQAARAVGIQERYGWARFTAAQMYYSLVGRDLEHEVLPFVQSAGIGTMVWSPLAGGFLSGKYTRESLKDPNNRLSGFDLLPFDKETGFRVVEMMREIGESSRATVAQVALAWLLKKPGVSTVLLGASKLSQLEDNLGALKVTLSDEQMRRLDEVSPHALYYPSWFNQMLRDSQLDKGLGLAK from the coding sequence ATGGAATACACGCGACTGGGCAACTCGGGGCTGGTGGTGTCGCGGTTGGCTTTCGGGGTGATGACGTTCGGCTCGGGCAACATCGCGAGCGTCTACAAGGTGGACCTGGACGCGGCGCGAGCGCTGGTGGACCGCGCGCTGGAGGCGGGCATCAACTTCTTCGACACGGCGGACGCATACGCGGGTGGCCAGTCGGAGGAGATGCTGGGGCGGCTGCTGGGCAATCGCCGCAAGGACGTGGTGCTGTCCACGAAGGTGGGCATGCGCACCGGTGAGGGATTGCTCGACACGGGGCTGTCTCGCCGGCACGTGCTGGCCTCTGCGGAGGCGAGCCTGAAGCGGCTGGGCACGGACTACCTGGACCTCTACATCGTCCACCGCTTCGACCCGCTCACGCCGGTGGAGGAGACGCTGGAGGCGTTGGATCAACTCGTGCGCCGGGGCAGCGTGCGCTACGTGGGATTCTCCAACTGGTCCGCGTGGCAGGCGGCGCGCGCGGTGGGAATCCAGGAGCGATACGGCTGGGCGCGCTTCACCGCCGCGCAGATGTATTACTCACTGGTGGGGCGCGACTTGGAGCACGAGGTGCTGCCCTTCGTGCAGAGCGCGGGCATCGGCACCATGGTGTGGAGCCCGCTGGCCGGCGGGTTCCTCTCCGGCAAGTACACGCGTGAGAGTTTGAAGGACCCCAACAACCGCCTCTCGGGTTTCGACCTCCTGCCCTTCGACAAGGAGACGGGCTTCCGCGTCGTGGAGATGATGCGTGAGATTGGTGAGTCGTCTCGAGCCACGGTGGCGCAGGTGGCGCTCGCGTGGCTCCTGAAGAAGCCGGGCGTGAGCACCGTGCTGTTGGGTGCGAGCAAGCTGTCACAGCTCGAGGACAACCTGGGCGCGCTGAAGGTGACCTTGTCCGACGAGCAGATGCGGCGGCTCGACGAGGTGAGCCCGCACGCCCTCTACTACCCGAGCTGGTTCAACCAGATGCTGAGGGATTCGCAGCTCGACAAGGGGCTCGGCCTCGCGAAGTGA
- the sitA6 gene encoding SitA6 family polymorphic toxin lipoprotein: MKNWLALLCGLLLTSCASTNPTQQRWEAAEAQAQECDDPGADRCTTFICGVGACGLYHCEDVDPSRLVRAQAVAPVRPPMPEAVPFPTPANPQRYWGSTQGLPGDAQPIFIIPWHESETEYKARLKDELEKNPNRTWVKHHVFPQAFKTWFNERGVNIHDWTLVIDKQVHQNIHRGERGGPWNWEWERFINKNGRARPQAIHLFAMQMIFRFDLSGPVVPYNSKKVIPLFPVVEDDIY; encoded by the coding sequence ATGAAGAACTGGCTGGCACTGCTGTGCGGACTGCTGCTGACGTCGTGCGCGTCAACGAACCCCACCCAGCAACGCTGGGAGGCAGCGGAAGCGCAGGCCCAGGAGTGTGACGACCCCGGGGCGGACCGGTGCACCACGTTCATCTGCGGAGTGGGGGCCTGCGGCCTCTACCACTGCGAGGACGTGGACCCGAGCCGCCTCGTCCGCGCGCAGGCCGTGGCGCCCGTCCGGCCGCCAATGCCCGAGGCAGTGCCGTTCCCGACTCCAGCAAATCCCCAGCGCTACTGGGGCAGCACGCAGGGGCTTCCCGGGGACGCACAGCCCATCTTTATCATCCCCTGGCACGAGTCGGAGACGGAGTACAAGGCGCGACTCAAGGATGAGCTGGAGAAGAACCCCAATCGCACGTGGGTCAAGCACCACGTGTTCCCCCAGGCCTTCAAGACGTGGTTCAACGAGAGGGGCGTCAACATCCATGACTGGACGCTGGTCATCGACAAGCAGGTCCACCAGAACATCCACAGGGGTGAACGGGGCGGCCCCTGGAACTGGGAGTGGGAGCGATTCATCAACAAGAATGGTCGGGCACGCCCTCAGGCCATCCATCTCTTCGCGATGCAGATGATCTTCCGATTCGACCTTTCAGGACCTGTTGTTCCGTACAACAGCAAGAAGGTCATTCCGCTCTTCCCTGTCGTGGAGGATGACATCTACTGA